The sequence AGGATGCTGGAGCCGTGTTATCTGGGATCATTCTTTAAAGGGGGCTATCGGGATGGTTTATCCTAGTAGACCAAGCCCGGTGTTTTGTTGGGCGTTCTCTCCAGAATCAGGTGCCCATGAAAATTGCAATTACCGGAGCAACGGGGTTTGTTGGCAGTAGCCTGGTAGAGCGGCTGCAACGGGAAGGCCACAGCATTGTGGTACTCACCCGCAGTGTCGACCACGGTCGTCGAGTGTTTCCCTCCGTCGCATTCCCCAATGTTGAAGTGGTGGGCTATAGCCCCTTAGCGTCGGGCGATTGGCAGACCGGCCTGTTATCGGGCTGTGATGGCGTGGTCAACTTAGCCGGTGCCCCGATCTCCGAGCGCTGGAGCGACGAGCACAAGCAGGCGATTATGGACAGCCGCAAGGTCGGCACCGAAAAGCTGGTGGAAGCGCTGGGGAAAGCCGATCCCAAGCCGACGGTGTGGGTCAATGCCTCGGCGATTGGCTACTACGGCACCAGCGAAACCGCTGCCTTTGACGAAACCAGCGCCCCGATTGAAAACGACTTTCTCTCCCAGGTATGCCAGGCTTGGGAAGCAGCGGCTCAGCCCGTCACCGACTATGGCACCCGTCTGGTGATTTTACGCTTTGGCATCGTGCTGGGTATGGGCGGTGCGGTGGCTAAAATGCTTACCCCCTTTCGCATGTTTGCCGGAGGGCCAATTGGCAGCGGTCGTCAGTGGTTTTCGTGGATTCATCGCGACGATCTAGTAAATTTGATCATCAAAGCACTGCAAGATCCGCAGATGACCGGGATTTACAACGCTACCGCCCCTAACCCTGTGCGAATGGCCGAATTTTGCAAAACCCTGGGCAAGGTGCTCAACCGCCCCTCCTGGCTGCCTGTCCCCGACTTTGTGCTGGAAGCTATCTTAGGCGATGGTGCCCAGGTGGTGCTCGAAGGACAGCAGGTGCTACCTAAGCGTACTGAAGGTAGTGGGTTTACCTACCAGTACGCCCAGGTCAAAGACGCCCTTGACGAAATTGTTTAGAAATTGTTTAACCTTACGCATCGATCCTAAGACGCGCCATGGACATTGGTGATCTGCGCCGCGACTATACTCAGCGAGGGTTAGATTGGGATGATCTCGACCCCGACCCCTTTGCCCAGTTTTCGCTGTGGTTTCAGCAGGCTTGCGACGCCGATTTGCTAGAGCCCAATGCCCTGGTGTTATCGACGGTAGCGCCTGGAGGTATGCCCTACCAACGCACGGTGCTGCTCAAGTATTTTGACCACAATGGGTTTGTGTTTTTTACGAATTATGGCAGCCGCAAAGCTCAGCACATGGCCGAAAATGCCCAGGTGTCGCTGCTGTTTCCCTGGTATTCTCTAGAGCGTCAGCTGGCGATCGCCGGTACCGCCAGCAAAATTTCGGCGGCTGAGTCCCTGCGCTATTTTTCGTCCCGGCCTCGGGGCAGTCAGCTTGGGGCCTGGGTCTCGCAGCAGAGCAATATCATTTCGTCGCGACAGTTGCTCGAGATGCAATTCGAAAAAATGAAGAACAAATTTCTCAACCAGGAAATTCCTCTACCCGATTTTTGGGGGGGCTATCGGGTGAAACCGATCAGCTTTGAGTTTTGGCAAGGGCGGCCTAGCCGACTTCACGATCGCTTTTTGTATAGCCAAGGCGAGGACGGTTGGACTAGAGTCCGACTGTCACCCTAAACCAGCAGACTAAAATCTACCTGCTGGTAAATATCCATCATGGGCAGGCGGGCATTGGTAATCGCCAGTTCTACGACGCTGTCGAGGTCGGTTTGGGCTGTCATACCCCACAAATGTTCTTCGGCGCGGTAAAACTGCTCTACTCGGGCCTCAGTTTGGTGTACAAACACATAGGCTTGCAGGTAAGGAATGGCTCGACAGTGGCGAAACATGCCCTCTCGCTCTGGCAGCGTAGTGGCGTCTGGATTGTAGCCCAGGGTCGGGACAGACAAAATTTCAAAGATAACGCAAGGGTTGAGTACCCGATCGTCTTGACCGTCGTGGAGGAGGGGTTCACCGGCTACCACCATTAAGTCAGGGTAGACGCCCATGCCTTGTTCTGGCAGCCATACCTGCACTCCCCTGGGCAGCACTTCGTACAGACTATGGCCACAGGTGACATCCATCAGGCGCATCAGATTGCGTAAAATGCGCCCCTGGTTAATCGAACTATCACTCATAGCAATCTTCGGCTTCGCCCCCGACAACGACATTGCGAATGCGTAAGCTGGGGCCACCGCAGCCCACAGGCAGTCCATTTTGTCCGCCTTTGCCACATCCGCCCGACTCATCCCAGTAGAAGTCGTCGCCAATAGCCTCAATGTCGGCTAGGGTGCGAAACACGTTGCCCGACAGGGTAACATCGCGCACCGGTTCTGCCAGCTGGCCGTTGCGAATCATCCAGGCTTCGCCAGCGGTAAAGGTAAACATTTCGCCATTGGTCATCCCCTCTAACCAGTTGCGAGCATAGACGCCTTCTTTGATGTCAGCAAACAGGTCGGCAGCAGGGGTGGTGCCGCGCTCAATCCAGGTGTTGGTCATCCGCACCAGCGGCGAATAGTGGTAATTGAGGCAGCGGGCGTTGCCGGTGGGCTGCTCGCCCAGTTTGCCCGCCGTCTCGCGAGAGTGCAGCCGCCCTACCAATACCCCATCTTGGATGAGCTGGGTGGTGGTGGCGGGGGTACCTTCATCGTCGTAGAAGTAGCTGCCCCGGTGGCCAGGAGGGGCGGCTCCGTCAAAAATTTGTAGGTTGGTCGGGCCAAATCGCCGACCCATGCTCATCGACTCCAGCAGGTCAGGATTTTCGTAGGCCATGTCGGCTTCGGACAGGTGGCCAAAGGCTTCGTGCACAAACAACCCGGTCAAAATGGGGTCAATGACGACCTGGTAGGCTGCCCCCCGCACCGAGGGTAAGTCTAGAGCGGCTACGGCCCGTTGAGCCGCGCCCATTACCTGCGTATCCAAGTTGGCTAAATCTTCGTAGGCTTTGCGAGAGCCGGTCGTTTCGCGCCCTGTTTGCACGGTGTCGCCGTTGCGGGCCGTCGCGGCAAAGCGCATTTCCATGTCTGACCAAGCTTGGTCAATCAGGGTGCCTTCTGAAGTGGCTAGAAGAACCCGTTGAGCAACATCGGTATAGCGCACGGAGGTGGTAGCAATGCGGTTGTCTACCCCTTGCAGCAGGTCGGCGTAGTGGTGGCACAGACTCTTCTTGTGCGTCAGGGAGATCTGGCGTGGATCGGTGCCTTCGAGGGGCAGGCGGCGGGTAATTTGTACCGCTTCGATTGGAGCTAGCAGGGTTTCATCGTGGCCCACCCGGCGAGCCGCGTCGACCGCCGCCTCTACGCAGGGGACTAAGCTCTCCAGGTCATTGAAGCTGGCAAAGCCCCAGCCCCCCCGGTAGCAGGCCCGCACATGGCCACCAATGGCGATCGCCTCGCTGAGCGTTTCGGTCTGGCCACCCCGCAAAAAAATATCGGTGCCTTCAGACTGCTCTAGGCGAATCGCCAGATAGTCTACCCGTGGCCCCCAGCGATCGCATAGCTCTTGCAATCGGGTCTTTGCCTGATCAATCGCTTCAGCCATACCGTTTAATTCCCAGCCCGTTTCCCCAAATGTATCATTCAGCCGCCCCCGCTCTCAGGCTAAGATTACAGGCTAAAATCACAGGTATGACTACAGAATTTGACTACACCCTACCGCCCGCCGTGCGGCGGATTGCAAGCTCCTTTCGGGTCGTGGGCTGGGCCAGTTTTTGGGTGCAGATCGTGCTAGCCGCCATCTCTAGCCTGGTGCTGCTGTTTGCCAGTATCAATCTAACCGCGCGATCGGGGGCGGGGGGCGGCAACCCTGGCACTGGTGTGGGGCTATTGCTTGCTGGTCTGGGGTTAGTAGCGGTTTACTTCAATGCTTTTTGGGCCTTTCGCTACACTCGTTTGGGGCGGCGGTTGCGCAGCCGCGACACCACCAAACGCCCCAGCCCCAAAGACGCCATTCAGGCGCTGCGGTTAGGCACCGGCATCAGCATGGTCGGTATGCTAGTGACTCTGTTTGGCAGCCAAGCCCTGATTGGGTCGCTGCTGGGTAAGGCCCTGGCTCAGCCTCAGGGCGGCACAGTATTTGTGCCCGGCAACATTAATCAGTACGTCGAAGCCTTTGACATCTTTGTGGTGCAGGCCAATACCAATACGCTGCTGGCTCACTTTGTGTCGTTGGCCGCTACCCTATGGCTGTTACGCACGGTAAACCGCGCCTAGGCCATTACCATGCCGCCATCGACGTTAAAGACCTGGCCAGTAATGTAGGCTGCTGCTGGGTCTGCGGCCAAAAATTTCACCATGCCGGCAATATCCTCAGGCTGGCCAAACCGCCCCAG is a genomic window of Nodosilinea sp. E11 containing:
- a CDS encoding Uma2 family endonuclease; the protein is MSDSSINQGRILRNLMRLMDVTCGHSLYEVLPRGVQVWLPEQGMGVYPDLMVVAGEPLLHDGQDDRVLNPCVIFEILSVPTLGYNPDATTLPEREGMFRHCRAIPYLQAYVFVHQTEARVEQFYRAEEHLWGMTAQTDLDSVVELAITNARLPMMDIYQQVDFSLLV
- a CDS encoding TldD/PmbA family protein yields the protein MAEAIDQAKTRLQELCDRWGPRVDYLAIRLEQSEGTDIFLRGGQTETLSEAIAIGGHVRACYRGGWGFASFNDLESLVPCVEAAVDAARRVGHDETLLAPIEAVQITRRLPLEGTDPRQISLTHKKSLCHHYADLLQGVDNRIATTSVRYTDVAQRVLLATSEGTLIDQAWSDMEMRFAATARNGDTVQTGRETTGSRKAYEDLANLDTQVMGAAQRAVAALDLPSVRGAAYQVVIDPILTGLFVHEAFGHLSEADMAYENPDLLESMSMGRRFGPTNLQIFDGAAPPGHRGSYFYDDEGTPATTTQLIQDGVLVGRLHSRETAGKLGEQPTGNARCLNYHYSPLVRMTNTWIERGTTPAADLFADIKEGVYARNWLEGMTNGEMFTFTAGEAWMIRNGQLAEPVRDVTLSGNVFRTLADIEAIGDDFYWDESGGCGKGGQNGLPVGCGGPSLRIRNVVVGGEAEDCYE
- the pdxH gene encoding pyridoxamine 5'-phosphate oxidase; translated protein: MDIGDLRRDYTQRGLDWDDLDPDPFAQFSLWFQQACDADLLEPNALVLSTVAPGGMPYQRTVLLKYFDHNGFVFFTNYGSRKAQHMAENAQVSLLFPWYSLERQLAIAGTASKISAAESLRYFSSRPRGSQLGAWVSQQSNIISSRQLLEMQFEKMKNKFLNQEIPLPDFWGGYRVKPISFEFWQGRPSRLHDRFLYSQGEDGWTRVRLSP
- a CDS encoding TIGR01777 family oxidoreductase — protein: MKIAITGATGFVGSSLVERLQREGHSIVVLTRSVDHGRRVFPSVAFPNVEVVGYSPLASGDWQTGLLSGCDGVVNLAGAPISERWSDEHKQAIMDSRKVGTEKLVEALGKADPKPTVWVNASAIGYYGTSETAAFDETSAPIENDFLSQVCQAWEAAAQPVTDYGTRLVILRFGIVLGMGGAVAKMLTPFRMFAGGPIGSGRQWFSWIHRDDLVNLIIKALQDPQMTGIYNATAPNPVRMAEFCKTLGKVLNRPSWLPVPDFVLEAILGDGAQVVLEGQQVLPKRTEGSGFTYQYAQVKDALDEIV
- a CDS encoding DUF3611 family protein: MTTEFDYTLPPAVRRIASSFRVVGWASFWVQIVLAAISSLVLLFASINLTARSGAGGGNPGTGVGLLLAGLGLVAVYFNAFWAFRYTRLGRRLRSRDTTKRPSPKDAIQALRLGTGISMVGMLVTLFGSQALIGSLLGKALAQPQGGTVFVPGNINQYVEAFDIFVVQANTNTLLAHFVSLAATLWLLRTVNRA